From the Caldicellulosiruptoraceae bacterium PP1 genome, one window contains:
- the rplO gene encoding 50S ribosomal protein L15, translating into MKLGELKPAPGSRKNPKRVGRGESSGHGKTSTRGHKGQWARSGGGVRPGFEGGQMPLSRRLPKRGFKNLNKKVYNEVNVGKLEIFDNDTIVTPELLLEKGIIKNIEKDGVKILGNGELTKRLTIKVQKVSEGARKKIEEVGGKVEVM; encoded by the coding sequence ATGAAATTAGGCGAGTTAAAGCCAGCTCCAGGATCAAGAAAAAATCCAAAAAGAGTTGGTAGAGGCGAAAGCTCAGGACATGGTAAAACATCAACAAGAGGACACAAAGGCCAATGGGCAAGATCTGGTGGCGGAGTAAGACCAGGTTTTGAAGGAGGACAAATGCCTCTTTCAAGAAGATTGCCAAAGAGAGGCTTTAAAAACCTCAATAAAAAGGTGTATAATGAAGTTAATGTAGGAAAATTAGAAATATTTGATAATGATACAATTGTTACACCAGAATTATTGTTAGAAAAAGGTATTATTAAAAATATTGAAAAAGATGGTGTAAAAATTTTAGGAAATGGTGAACTTACAAAGAGATTAACTATCAAAGTTCAAAAGGTAAGCGAAGGGGCACGAAAGAAAATTGAGGAAGTTGGAGGAAAGGTAGAGGTG
- the rpsE gene encoding 30S ribosomal protein S5, producing MPEVRIDPKGLDLKERVVNINRVAKVVKGGKRLKFSAIVVVGDGKGHVGAGHGKAAEIPDAIRKAIEDAKKHLIEVPMKNTTIPHESIGDFGAGTVLVKPAPEGTGVIAGGPVRAVCELAGIKDIRTKSLGSNNPANMIYATIEAFKKLKKPEEVAKLRGKTIEEILK from the coding sequence TTGCCAGAGGTTAGAATTGACCCAAAAGGACTTGATTTAAAAGAAAGAGTTGTAAATATAAATAGGGTTGCTAAGGTTGTAAAAGGTGGAAAAAGGCTTAAGTTTTCTGCAATAGTAGTTGTTGGTGATGGCAAAGGTCATGTTGGAGCAGGACATGGCAAAGCTGCAGAAATACCAGATGCTATTAGAAAAGCAATTGAAGATGCTAAAAAACATCTAATAGAAGTTCCAATGAAAAATACAACAATTCCACACGAGTCAATTGGCGACTTTGGTGCAGGAACTGTTCTTGTAAAGCCAGCTCCAGAAGGTACAGGTGTTATAGCTGGAGGTCCAGTTCGTGCTGTGTGCGAGCTTGCAGGAATAAAGGATATAAGAACAAAGAGTTTAGGTTCTAATAACCCAGCAAATATGATATATGCAACAATTGAAGCATTCAAAAAGCTTAAAAAACCTGAAGAGGTAGCTAAACTTAGAGGAAAAACTATCGAAGAGATACTCAAATAA
- the rplR gene encoding 50S ribosomal protein L18, whose translation MFKKINRNDERQIRHKRVRKKVFGTNEKPRLNVYKSLKFIYAQIIDDQKGVTLVSASSLEPEIKTRIESTKSIEAAKLVGQIVAERAKQKGIEKVVFDRGGYPYHGKIKALADAAREAGLQF comes from the coding sequence TTGTTTAAGAAGATAAACAGAAATGACGAACGTCAAATAAGACATAAAAGAGTAAGAAAAAAGGTATTTGGAACAAATGAAAAGCCAAGACTTAATGTATATAAATCTTTAAAATTCATATATGCTCAAATAATTGATGACCAAAAGGGAGTAACATTAGTATCAGCTTCATCATTAGAACCAGAAATAAAAACAAGAATTGAATCAACAAAGTCAATAGAAGCTGCAAAATTAGTTGGTCAAATTGTTGCCGAAAGAGCAAAACAAAAAGGAATTGAGAAGGTTGTTTTTGATAGAGGCGGATATCCATATCATGGGAAAATCAAGGCACTTGCTGATGCAGCAAGAGAAGCTGGTCTTCAATTTTAA
- the rplF gene encoding 50S ribosomal protein L6 — MSRIGRKPIQIPNGVDVKVEGNVITVKGPKGQLTRELHPDMIVEIENGQILVKRPTDNRNHKALHGLTRTLIANMVEGVTKGYEKSLEIVGVGYRAAKQGKKLVLTIGYSHPVEIEEPNGITIEVPDQNKIVIKGIDKQQVGNFAANIRGIREPDPYLGKGIKYANEVLKLKEGKAGKGGKK; from the coding sequence ATGTCAAGAATTGGTAGAAAACCTATACAAATTCCTAACGGTGTTGATGTAAAGGTTGAAGGAAATGTTATAACTGTTAAGGGACCAAAAGGACAATTAACTAGAGAACTGCATCCAGATATGATAGTTGAAATAGAGAATGGACAAATACTTGTAAAAAGACCAACAGACAATAGAAACCACAAGGCTTTACATGGTCTTACTAGGACACTTATCGCTAACATGGTTGAAGGTGTTACAAAAGGCTATGAGAAATCACTTGAAATTGTAGGTGTTGGTTACAGAGCAGCAAAACAAGGTAAAAAACTTGTTCTCACAATAGGCTACTCACACCCTGTTGAAATTGAAGAACCTAACGGAATTACAATAGAGGTTCCGGATCAAAATAAAATTGTTATCAAAGGCATAGATAAACAACAGGTTGGTAATTTTGCAGCTAATATAAGAGGCATTAGAGAGCCTGATCCATACCTTGGCAAAGGTATTAAATATGCAAACGAGGTTCTAAAGCTTAAAGAAGGAAAAGCCGGTAAAGGCGGTAAGAAATAG
- the rpsH gene encoding 30S ribosomal protein S8, with translation MFVTDPIADMLTRIRNANNSRHEIVDIPASRMKKEIAQILLDEGFIKEYEVIDDGKIGIIRIKLKYGANKEKAITGLRRISKPGRRVYVNKDELPRVLGGLGIAIVSTSKGVMTDKKARKEGVGGEVLCYVW, from the coding sequence ATGTTTGTGACAGACCCAATAGCAGATATGCTAACAAGAATTAGAAATGCAAATAATTCAAGACATGAAATAGTAGATATACCTGCATCGAGAATGAAAAAAGAAATAGCTCAGATACTACTTGATGAAGGTTTTATAAAGGAATATGAAGTTATAGATGATGGCAAAATAGGTATCATTAGAATAAAATTAAAATATGGTGCTAATAAAGAAAAAGCAATTACAGGATTAAGAAGAATCAGCAAGCCTGGAAGAAGAGTATATGTAAATAAAGATGAATTACCAAGGGTACTTGGAGGACTTGGAATTGCAATTGTATCAACATCAAAAGGTGTTATGACTGATAAAAAAGCAAGAAAAGAAGGAGTTGGCGGAGAAGTACTCTGCTACGTTTGGTAA
- a CDS encoding type Z 30S ribosomal protein S14, whose product MAKKSMIAKQKRPQKFSTRKYNRCKICGRPHAYLRKFGICRLCFRKLAHNGEIPGLKKASW is encoded by the coding sequence ATGGCTAAAAAGTCTATGATAGCAAAGCAAAAAAGACCTCAAAAGTTTTCAACAAGAAAATATAATAGATGCAAAATATGTGGAAGACCACACGCATATCTTAGAAAATTTGGTATATGTAGGCTTTGCTTTAGGAAACTTGCTCATAATGGAGAGATACCTGGCCTTAAGAAAGCTAGCTGGTAA
- the rplE gene encoding 50S ribosomal protein L5 has product MTPRLKEKYQKEVIPALMQKFGYKNVMEVPRLGKVVVNIGLGEARENPKAIDVAVNELTTITGQKPVVTRAKKSIANFKLRKGMPIGVMVTLRGNRMYEFLDKVINLALPRVRDFKGVSDKAFDGRGNYSLGFKEQLVFPEIEYDKVEKIRGVEITIVTSAKTDEEARELLRLLGMPFAS; this is encoded by the coding sequence ATGACGCCAAGACTTAAAGAGAAGTATCAAAAAGAGGTAATTCCTGCGTTAATGCAAAAGTTCGGATATAAAAATGTTATGGAAGTACCAAGACTTGGTAAAGTAGTTGTAAATATCGGTCTTGGAGAAGCAAGAGAAAATCCAAAAGCAATTGATGTTGCTGTAAATGAGTTAACAACAATAACAGGACAAAAGCCTGTTGTTACAAGAGCGAAAAAATCAATTGCTAACTTCAAACTAAGAAAGGGTATGCCAATAGGTGTAATGGTAACATTAAGAGGAAATAGAATGTATGAATTTTTGGATAAAGTAATTAATCTTGCACTTCCAAGGGTTAGAGACTTTAAAGGTGTTTCAGATAAAGCGTTTGATGGAAGAGGAAATTACTCATTAGGATTCAAAGAACAACTTGTATTTCCAGAAATTGAATACGACAAAGTTGAAAAAATCAGAGGTGTTGAGATTACAATTGTAACTTCAGCAAAGACCGACGAAGAAGCAAGAGAACTTTTAAGATTACTTGGTATGCCATTTGCAAGCTAA
- the rplX gene encoding 50S ribosomal protein L24, which produces MPNRVHVKKGDTVVVLSGKYKGKQGKVLTVLPTDNKVVVEGVNIITKHVRPNQKMRQGGIITQEAPIYSCKVMLVCPKCNQPTRVGHKFIHEGDKEVKVRSCKKCGELID; this is translated from the coding sequence TTGCCAAATAGAGTTCATGTTAAAAAAGGTGACACAGTTGTTGTTTTATCTGGTAAATACAAAGGAAAGCAAGGAAAGGTTTTAACAGTTTTACCAACAGATAATAAAGTTGTTGTTGAAGGCGTTAATATAATAACAAAGCATGTCAGACCAAATCAAAAGATGAGACAAGGTGGAATAATAACTCAAGAAGCTCCAATATATTCATGCAAGGTTATGCTTGTTTGTCCAAAATGCAACCAACCAACAAGGGTAGGACACAAGTTTATACATGAAGGAGATAAAGAAGTTAAAGTAAGATCATGCAAAAAATGTGGTGAACTTATTGATTAG
- the rplN gene encoding 50S ribosomal protein L14 → MIQPQTRLRVADNTGAKELMCIRVLGGSNRKFANIGDIIICSVKDATPGGVVKKGDVVKAVIVRTRKGLKRNDGTYIRFDDNAAVIIREDKTPRGTRIFGPVARELRDKEFMKIISLAPEVL, encoded by the coding sequence ATGATACAGCCTCAAACAAGGCTCAGAGTAGCAGATAACACAGGTGCTAAAGAATTAATGTGTATTAGGGTTCTAGGCGGTTCAAATAGAAAGTTTGCTAATATTGGTGATATTATTATATGTTCTGTTAAAGATGCAACACCAGGTGGCGTTGTTAAAAAAGGTGACGTTGTTAAGGCAGTTATAGTTAGAACAAGAAAGGGTCTTAAAAGAAATGATGGAACATATATAAGATTTGATGATAATGCAGCAGTTATAATAAGAGAAGATAAAACACCGAGAGGAACACGTATATTTGGACCTGTTGCAAGAGAATTAAGAGATAAAGAATTTATGAAGATTATTTCACTTGCACCTGAAGTATTATAA
- the rpsQ gene encoding 30S ribosomal protein S17 yields MENKRALRKTRVGVVVSDKMDKTVVVAVETFVQHPLYKKTLKRTTKFKAHDEENTCKVGDKVLIMETRPLSKDKRWRVVEILERAK; encoded by the coding sequence GTGGAGAATAAAAGGGCATTAAGAAAAACAAGAGTAGGCGTTGTTGTAAGCGATAAAATGGATAAGACAGTTGTTGTAGCTGTTGAAACATTTGTACAACATCCTCTTTATAAAAAGACTCTCAAAAGAACAACAAAATTTAAGGCACATGACGAAGAAAATACTTGCAAAGTTGGCGATAAAGTTTTAATAATGGAAACAAGACCACTTAGCAAAGATAAAAGATGGAGAGTTGTTGAAATATTAGAAAGAGCAAAATAA
- the rpmC gene encoding 50S ribosomal protein L29, producing MKASKIRDMTNNELQNELKKLKSELFNLRFQLATNQLENPMRIREVKKTIARIKTIIRERELSEGKVNKNA from the coding sequence ATGAAGGCATCCAAAATTCGCGATATGACAAATAATGAATTACAAAATGAATTAAAGAAGTTAAAAAGTGAATTATTTAATCTTAGATTTCAGCTTGCTACAAACCAATTAGAAAATCCTATGAGGATTAGAGAGGTTAAAAAGACAATAGCAAGAATAAAGACAATAATTAGAGAAAGAGAGCTTTCTGAAGGAAAGGTTAATAAGAATGCATAA
- the rplP gene encoding 50S ribosomal protein L16, which yields MLMPKRVKHRKQQRGRMKGKATRGNFVSYGEFGIMAMEPGWITSNQIEAARVAISRHIKRGGKVWIKIFPDKPVTKKPAETRMGSGKGMPEYWVAVVKPGRVMFEVAGVAEEVAKEALRLAIHKLPIKCKIVSRQDEEMGGEE from the coding sequence ATGTTGATGCCAAAGAGAGTTAAGCATAGAAAACAACAAAGAGGTAGAATGAAAGGAAAAGCAACAAGAGGTAATTTTGTTTCTTATGGTGAATTTGGAATTATGGCTATGGAGCCAGGTTGGATTACAAGCAATCAAATTGAAGCTGCCAGAGTTGCAATATCAAGACATATTAAAAGAGGCGGTAAGGTTTGGATAAAGATATTCCCAGATAAGCCAGTAACAAAGAAACCTGCAGAAACTCGTATGGGTTCAGGAAAAGGTATGCCAGAGTACTGGGTAGCTGTTGTTAAACCAGGAAGAGTTATGTTTGAAGTTGCTGGAGTAGCAGAGGAGGTAGCAAAAGAGGCACTTAGACTCGCTATCCATAAATTACCAATTAAATGTAAAATAGTATCAAGGCAAGATGAAGAAATGGGTGGTGAAGAATAA
- the rpsC gene encoding 30S ribosomal protein S3 has translation MGQKVHPKGFRLGIVRDWDSRWFANDKDFEKNLLEDFKIRKHIKEKLYSAGISRVEIERAAKRIKVIVYTAKPGIVIGKAGAGVENLRKDLEKLTGGKSVSLDIKEVKVPELDAQLVAENIAAQLEKRISFRKAMKQAMARAMKLGAKGIKTMVAGRLGGTDIARTEWYKEGRIPLQTLRADIDYGFAEAHTTYGRIGVKAWIYKGEILPKKALVPQEGGDK, from the coding sequence ATGGGTCAGAAGGTTCATCCAAAAGGATTTAGACTTGGAATAGTAAGAGATTGGGATTCCAGATGGTTTGCTAATGATAAAGATTTCGAAAAGAATCTTCTTGAAGATTTCAAGATTAGAAAACATATAAAAGAAAAACTATATTCTGCAGGTATTTCAAGGGTTGAAATTGAGAGAGCTGCAAAGAGAATAAAAGTTATTGTATATACAGCAAAACCAGGTATTGTTATTGGTAAAGCTGGTGCAGGTGTTGAAAACTTAAGAAAAGACCTTGAAAAATTAACTGGCGGGAAATCTGTTTCATTAGATATTAAAGAAGTTAAGGTTCCAGAATTAGATGCTCAACTTGTTGCGGAAAACATTGCCGCTCAACTAGAAAAGAGAATTTCATTCAGAAAAGCTATGAAACAAGCAATGGCTCGAGCAATGAAGCTTGGTGCAAAAGGAATAAAGACAATGGTTGCAGGAAGACTTGGTGGTACTGATATAGCAAGAACTGAATGGTATAAGGAAGGAAGAATTCCACTTCAAACACTCAGAGCTGATATAGATTATGGCTTTGCAGAGGCACATACAACATATGGTAGAATTGGCGTTAAAGCATGGATTTACAAAGGTGAAATTCTACCAAAGAAGGCATTGGTTCCACAAGAGGGAGGCGATAAATAA
- the rplV gene encoding 50S ribosomal protein L22 — translation MEKAVNATNEVKVAKASLRNAIIAPRKVKIVIDLIRNKPVKEALSILRFTPKRSARMVEKLIKSAMANAENNHNMNVDKLYIAEVYANGGPVMKRIRPRAQGRAFIIRKRTSHITVVLKER, via the coding sequence GTGGAAAAAGCAGTTAACGCAACAAATGAGGTAAAGGTAGCAAAGGCTTCCTTGAGAAATGCAATAATTGCACCTCGTAAAGTGAAAATAGTAATAGATCTTATTAGGAATAAACCAGTTAAAGAAGCTTTGAGTATTTTAAGATTTACACCAAAGAGATCTGCAAGAATGGTTGAAAAACTTATAAAGTCAGCTATGGCTAATGCTGAAAATAATCATAATATGAATGTTGATAAATTATATATTGCTGAAGTTTATGCAAATGGTGGACCAGTGATGAAGAGAATAAGACCAAGAGCCCAAGGAAGAGCGTTTATTATTAGAAAAAGAACAAGTCATATTACAGTAGTTCTTAAAGAGAGATAG
- the rpsS gene encoding 30S ribosomal protein S19: MGRSLKKGPYCDPKLLAKIEKMNQTNEKKVIKTWSRRSTIFPQMVGHTIAVYDGRKHIPVYITEEMVGHKLGEFAPTRTFKGHGHHTEKSTALK; encoded by the coding sequence TTGGGAAGATCACTTAAAAAAGGACCATATTGTGATCCAAAGCTTCTTGCAAAGATAGAAAAGATGAATCAAACTAATGAGAAAAAGGTTATTAAAACATGGTCAAGAAGGTCAACAATATTCCCACAGATGGTTGGACATACTATTGCAGTATATGATGGAAGAAAACACATTCCAGTTTATATTACTGAAGAAATGGTTGGACATAAATTGGGAGAATTTGCACCAACAAGAACATTTAAAGGACATGGACACCATACAGAAAAATCTACTGCGTTGAAATAA
- the rplB gene encoding 50S ribosomal protein L2 yields the protein MGVIIYKPTTPGRRQSSVLHYKEVITKTKPEKSLIFSEKKFAGRNNLGRITVRHKGGGHKKKIRIIDFKRDKDGIPAKVAAIEYDPNRSAFIALLHYVDGEKRYILAPEGLKVGETLMSGPNADIKVGNALPLKNIPVGTMVHNVELKPGRGGQIVKAAGAVAQLMAKEGKYALLRLPSGELRYVSQDCKATVGQVGNLDHENVKIGKAGRKRWMGIRPTVRGSVMNPVDHPHGGGEGKSPIGHPSPLTPWGKPALGYKTRKKNKPSDKLIVKRRK from the coding sequence GTGGGCGTAATAATATATAAACCTACAACACCAGGAAGAAGACAGTCATCAGTATTACACTATAAAGAAGTTATTACAAAAACAAAACCAGAAAAATCTTTGATATTTTCAGAGAAAAAATTTGCTGGAAGAAACAATTTAGGGAGAATAACTGTTAGACATAAAGGTGGCGGCCACAAAAAGAAGATAAGAATTATTGACTTTAAAAGAGATAAAGATGGTATTCCAGCAAAAGTTGCTGCAATCGAATATGATCCAAATAGATCAGCATTTATCGCATTGCTTCACTATGTAGATGGTGAAAAGAGATATATATTGGCTCCAGAAGGTTTAAAAGTTGGCGAGACATTGATGTCAGGTCCAAATGCGGATATAAAGGTTGGTAATGCATTACCATTAAAGAATATTCCAGTTGGTACTATGGTACACAATGTTGAATTAAAGCCAGGTAGAGGTGGCCAAATTGTCAAAGCTGCTGGTGCGGTAGCTCAGCTTATGGCAAAAGAAGGCAAATATGCACTTCTAAGATTACCATCAGGTGAACTTAGATATGTAAGCCAAGATTGCAAAGCTACAGTGGGACAAGTTGGTAACCTTGATCATGAAAATGTAAAGATAGGTAAAGCAGGTAGAAAGAGATGGATGGGTATAAGACCAACAGTTAGAGGTTCTGTTATGAATCCGGTTGATCATCCACACGGTGGCGGTGAAGGTAAATCACCAATAGGACATCCAAGTCCATTAACACCATGGGGTAAACCAGCACTTGGTTACAAAACAAGGAAGAAAAATAAACCATCTGATAAGCTGATAGTAAAGAGAAGAAAATAA
- the rplW gene encoding 50S ribosomal protein L23, translating into MQYEDIIKRPIVTEKSMSMLQDKKYTFEVDKKANKVEIKKAVEKIFGVEVDKVWTMNVKPKKKRLGRFEGQTRAWKKAIVKLTDKSKTIEFFDGLI; encoded by the coding sequence ATGCAATACGAAGATATCATAAAAAGACCAATAGTTACAGAAAAAAGTATGAGTATGTTACAAGACAAAAAATATACCTTCGAAGTTGATAAAAAAGCTAATAAGGTAGAAATCAAAAAAGCAGTCGAAAAGATATTTGGCGTTGAAGTGGATAAGGTTTGGACAATGAATGTAAAACCAAAGAAAAAAAGACTTGGAAGATTTGAAGGGCAAACTCGTGCTTGGAAAAAAGCTATAGTAAAACTAACAGATAAGAGCAAAACAATTGAATTCTTTGATGGTTTAATCTAA
- the rplD gene encoding 50S ribosomal protein L4, producing the protein MPKVPVYNIEGHQVGEYELSDLVFGIEVNEHVLHQAVVAHLANRRQGTFAAKTRSEVRGGGRKPWRQKGTGRARQGSITAPTWRKGGVVFAKKPRDFSIDLPKKVKRLALKSALSLKVKESNVIVIDKWDMNEYKTKEVIKVLKNLGLDDKKALIVIPEKNEFLQKSTMNIPTVKTLQVGNLNVFDILKYEKFIILQDAAKKVEEVYA; encoded by the coding sequence ATGCCTAAGGTACCAGTTTATAATATAGAAGGACATCAAGTAGGTGAATATGAGTTAAGTGATTTAGTTTTTGGTATTGAAGTAAATGAGCATGTTCTTCATCAAGCTGTTGTAGCACACTTAGCTAACAGAAGGCAAGGCACATTTGCAGCAAAAACAAGATCAGAGGTTAGAGGCGGTGGAAGAAAGCCTTGGAGACAAAAAGGAACAGGTAGAGCAAGACAAGGTTCAATAACAGCTCCTACATGGAGAAAAGGTGGCGTTGTTTTTGCAAAGAAACCAAGAGATTTCTCCATTGATTTACCGAAGAAAGTTAAGAGATTGGCACTCAAAAGTGCACTCTCATTAAAGGTTAAAGAAAGTAATGTTATTGTTATTGACAAATGGGATATGAATGAATACAAAACAAAGGAAGTTATAAAAGTTCTTAAGAATTTAGGGCTTGACGATAAAAAAGCATTGATTGTAATACCAGAAAAGAATGAGTTTTTACAAAAATCAACTATGAATATTCCAACAGTTAAAACATTGCAAGTAGGAAACCTAAACGTTTTTGATATTTTGAAATATGAAAAATTTATAATCCTCCAAGATGCTGCTAAAAAAGTAGAGGAGGTGTACGCTTAA
- the rplC gene encoding 50S ribosomal protein L3, with product MNKAILGKKIGMTQIFDETGNAIPVTVIEAGPCVVIQKKTIENDGYSAIQVGFVNIEEKKLNKPLKGHFEKHGIKPKRYIKELRLKDSDKYEVGQEIRVDIFTPGEKVDVVGTSKGKGFQGVIKRYGAKRGPMSHGSMYHRRVGSMGPNTNPGRTFPGKKMPGRTGGERVTIQNLKVVKVDSDRNLILLKGNVPGVKGSLVLIKDSVKSK from the coding sequence ATGAATAAAGCAATATTAGGAAAAAAAATAGGCATGACTCAAATATTTGATGAAACAGGAAATGCAATTCCTGTAACAGTAATTGAGGCAGGTCCATGTGTTGTTATCCAAAAGAAGACTATTGAAAATGATGGATATTCTGCTATTCAAGTGGGTTTTGTTAATATTGAAGAAAAGAAATTAAATAAACCATTAAAAGGACATTTTGAAAAACATGGTATAAAGCCAAAGAGATATATAAAAGAATTAAGATTAAAAGACTCAGATAAATATGAAGTTGGGCAAGAAATAAGAGTAGATATATTTACACCAGGTGAAAAGGTTGATGTTGTTGGGACATCAAAAGGTAAAGGATTTCAAGGTGTTATCAAAAGATATGGTGCTAAAAGAGGTCCAATGAGCCATGGTTCAATGTATCATAGAAGAGTAGGTTCAATGGGTCCAAACACAAATCCAGGTAGAACATTCCCAGGCAAAAAAATGCCAGGAAGAACTGGTGGAGAAAGAGTTACAATCCAAAATCTAAAAGTTGTTAAGGTTGATAGCGATAGAAACTTAATTCTCTTAAAAGGCAATGTACCAGGTGTTAAAGGGTCTTTGGTTTTAATTAAGGACTCAGTTAAAAGTAAATAA
- the rpsJ gene encoding 30S ribosomal protein S10 → MSNNQKMRIRLKSFDYKLLEQSAKKIVETAKNTGADVSGPVPLPTEKEIITIIRAPHKYKDSREQFELKTHKRLIDIIKPTQKTVDALMRLELPAGVDIEIKV, encoded by the coding sequence ATGTCAAACAATCAAAAAATGAGAATTAGATTAAAATCATTCGATTACAAACTATTAGAACAATCAGCTAAGAAAATTGTTGAAACAGCAAAAAACACAGGTGCTGATGTTTCGGGTCCAGTACCACTTCCAACAGAGAAGGAAATAATAACAATAATAAGAGCACCACATAAATATAAAGATTCAAGAGAACAATTTGAACTTAAGACTCACAAGAGATTAATTGATATCATTAAGCCCACACAAAAAACAGTTGATGCACTTATGAGACTTGAATTACCAGCAGGCGTTGATATTGAGATCAAAGTATAA
- a CDS encoding manganese catalase family protein: protein MDMSKFAYDAPYPEPKVEEPNRHYAELLLDDYAGYGSELTAICLYSYQHFITDIKSKEFAELIIGIAQVEMKHLDLLGVTIYLLGATPKFRGSYTTYGQYWNGYFVNYDRDLKDMIKLDIQSEKDAIRNYKKHIEMIDDKYIKKMLERIILDEEKHIKLLKDFYDKKF, encoded by the coding sequence ATGGATATGTCAAAATTTGCATATGATGCACCATATCCAGAACCCAAAGTAGAAGAGCCTAATAGACATTATGCAGAACTTTTGCTTGATGATTATGCGGGATATGGAAGTGAGCTTACTGCAATATGCTTATATTCTTACCAACATTTTATTACTGATATTAAAAGTAAAGAATTTGCTGAATTAATAATTGGAATAGCACAAGTTGAAATGAAGCATTTGGACTTATTAGGTGTAACTATTTATCTACTTGGTGCAACCCCAAAATTTAGAGGTTCGTACACAACATATGGACAATACTGGAATGGCTATTTTGTAAATTACGATAGAGATCTAAAAGATATGATAAAACTTGATATTCAATCAGAAAAGGATGCAATAAGAAATTATAAGAAACATATAGAAATGATAGATGATAAATATATTAAAAAAATGCTTGAAAGAATAATATTAGATGAAGAAAAACATATAAAATTACTAAAAGATTTTTATGATAAAAAGTTTTAA